A segment of the Mercurialis annua linkage group LG4, ddMerAnnu1.2, whole genome shotgun sequence genome:
ATTCCAACTCTCAATCCATCTACGCCTGACTTGATCAGATTTTGTGCTTGATTTACAGTCACCACATTACCACCAATTACATCCAACTCAGAATATGTTGACTTAATATACTTAATCATTTCAATTTGATAAATGGAGTTGCCTTGTGAACTATCCAATATCACGGCGTTTACCCCGGCTTTAACCAAATGCTCCAATCTCTCCTTATCAGATTCCCTGGTCCCAATAGAGGCCCCGACCATCCACTTGCCATCAGAACCCACGGATCCCTTGGTCAACTTGGGATATCCTTTGACCCTCTCGACTTCTTCCTTGGAAATGACATCCACTGCCTCTCCTCCTTCCTTCTGAAGAATGGCAAAATCTCGGCTTTCTTGTTTGAGAAAGGCATCAATGTCGTGGAGCTCATAACTCCAAGGAACACAAACATTAGGGTCATCGGTGGTATGCATAAAATCCATCAATTTAGTTTCTTTATCAGTTAAACCCATCCAATCAGACTTGAGTACATAGCCTATGAGCTTGGAGTCAGCAGTACCTGAGTCCCAATAAAATTGAATTCATTTAGCTACTCTATAAATTGAATtctttcaaataataataaaaagatgaTAAAGTACCTGACTGAGTAACTAAAACACAGGGTCGAGTGGGATCTTCAAAGTGATGGGTGATCCTGGAATCAGGAGAGCTGAAAACAGGACTTGATAAAAGAGGAACACGCCGTGACTTAGCGGAAGTAACCAACTGAGCTTGGAGAGAAGGAGAAAGATTAGAGTGAATAATCCCAATACCACCGAGAGCGGCCATAGCGGAAGCCATGTAAGACTCGGTAACAGTGTCCATAGGAGAAGAAACACAAGGAATATGAAGAGGAACATTCTTCGAAAGCTTAGTACAAAGGGAAACTGCTTCGGTCGAGAAGTCGATAAAGCCCGGAAGGAAGATAAGGTCATCGTAAGTGTAGGAATAACCTCGGTTAAACAGCTTCGATGCTGAATATCCGTCTTCTTCCATTTCTAAGCCCATTTAATGGTGGCGCCGcttatatttatcttttaagtGATGATACTGTACAAAATACAACCAATTGCACATGCTTATAAGTAAACTCCCCttaataaataaagaac
Coding sequences within it:
- the LOC126677992 gene encoding inosine-5'-monophosphate dehydrogenase 2-like, translated to MGLEMEEDGYSASKLFNRGYSYTYDDLIFLPGFIDFSTEAVSLCTKLSKNVPLHIPCVSSPMDTVTESYMASAMAALGGIGIIHSNLSPSLQAQLVTSAKSRRVPLLSSPVFSSPDSRITHHFEDPTRPCVLVTQSGTADSKLIGYVLKSDWMGLTDKETKLMDFMHTTDDPNVCVPWSYELHDIDAFLKQESRDFAILQKEGGEAVDVISKEEVERVKGYPKLTKGSVGSDGKWMVGASIGTRESDKERLEHLVKAGVNAVILDSSQGNSIYQIEMIKYIKSTYSELDVIGGNVVTVNQAQNLIKSGVDGLRVGMGSGSICTTQEVCAVGRGQATAVYKVSSVAAQSGVPVIADGGISNSGHIVKALSLGASTVMMGGFLAGSTEAPGAYVCQNGRRIKTYRGMGSLEAMTKGSDQRYLGDTSKLKIAQGVVGAVADKGSVLRLVPYTMQAVKQGFQDIGASSLQSAHDLLRSNTLRLEVRTGAAQVEGGIHGLVSYEKKAF